A region of Veillonellaceae bacterium DNA encodes the following proteins:
- a CDS encoding MarR family transcriptional regulator codes for MKLDETPGYALCRIARKVHYQIDLIFKEEGMTVEQWVALKTISENQPLIQKELGRLIEKTPNTVKSLAERLEKKNFIKRTPDPSDHRNLILTVTEKGQKFTEEYSALDEKANDALTSSLTKEEMEELARLLDKIEKNL; via the coding sequence ATGAAACTAGACGAAACACCGGGCTATGCCCTCTGCCGCATTGCAAGGAAGGTCCACTACCAGATCGACCTCATCTTCAAGGAGGAAGGCATGACCGTCGAGCAGTGGGTCGCCCTGAAGACGATTTCCGAAAACCAGCCCCTCATCCAGAAGGAACTGGGGCGCCTCATCGAAAAGACGCCGAACACAGTGAAATCCCTAGCAGAGCGCCTTGAAAAGAAAAACTTCATCAAGAGGACGCCGGACCCCTCCGATCACAGGAACCTGATCCTCACCGTGACGGAGAAGGGACAGAAATTCACTGAAGAATACTCCGCCCTCGATGAAAAAGCAAACGATGCCCTCACCTCTTCCCTGACAAAGGAAGAAATGGAGGAGCTCGCAAGACTTCTGGATAAAATAGAAAAGAATCTTTAG
- a CDS encoding MBL fold metallo-hydrolase, which yields MFHILRWVVAAIALLGVFGYWFVNQPQMDPLMTPERKARIEASPHYVNGEFVPETPHEKVTPSLGFWKEFFFPTLGKTIPADPMITVKTNLKQLPRDKDVLVWMGHSSYYMQLNGHRILIDPISAEYASPVPFVDKAFEGSNIYTPDDIPDDIDVMVLSHDHWDHLDYDFVRAIEPKVKHVVTGLGNGGYYEKWGYTLEKISEEDWNTPVKIDDGLTVWVLPARHFSGRMLKRNQTLYAGFAFITPGRKVFYSGDGGYDGRFARIGDQFGGFDLAILEDGQYNKDWHSVHMMPEETAQAAVDLHAKTVVPCHNGKYPLSTHQWKDPYVRLVKAAHEKDLTLLTPMIGETLRIGDKNQYFGRWWELMN from the coding sequence ATGTTTCATATATTGCGCTGGGTCGTGGCGGCCATCGCCCTTCTGGGGGTCTTCGGGTACTGGTTTGTGAACCAGCCTCAGATGGATCCTTTGATGACGCCGGAAAGAAAGGCGCGCATCGAAGCGTCTCCGCACTACGTGAACGGAGAGTTCGTCCCCGAGACGCCGCATGAGAAGGTCACCCCTTCCCTTGGCTTCTGGAAGGAATTCTTCTTCCCGACACTGGGAAAGACGATCCCTGCCGATCCCATGATCACCGTGAAGACGAACCTGAAACAGCTCCCCAGGGACAAGGACGTCCTTGTCTGGATGGGGCACTCCTCTTACTATATGCAGCTGAACGGGCACAGGATCCTGATCGATCCTATTTCCGCTGAGTATGCATCGCCGGTTCCCTTCGTGGACAAGGCTTTTGAAGGAAGCAACATCTACACGCCCGACGACATACCGGATGACATCGACGTCATGGTGCTCTCCCACGATCACTGGGATCACCTCGATTATGACTTCGTCCGTGCCATCGAGCCGAAGGTCAAGCACGTCGTGACCGGCCTTGGAAATGGCGGATACTACGAAAAGTGGGGCTACACGCTCGAAAAGATTTCTGAAGAAGACTGGAATACGCCCGTCAAGATCGACGACGGCCTCACCGTCTGGGTCCTCCCTGCGCGCCATTTCTCAGGAAGGATGCTGAAGAGAAATCAGACGCTCTATGCAGGCTTTGCCTTCATCACGCCTGGAAGGAAAGTCTTCTACAGCGGAGACGGCGGCTATGACGGAAGATTTGCAAGGATCGGCGACCAGTTCGGCGGATTCGACCTGGCAATATTGGAAGACGGCCAGTACAACAAGGACTGGCACTCCGTCCACATGATGCCGGAAGAAACAGCCCAGGCAGCCGTCGACCTCCATGCGAAGACCGTCGTTCCCTGCCACAATGGAAAGTACCCGCTCTCCACGCACCAGTGGAAGGACCCGTACGTCCGCCTTGTGAAAGCAGCACACGAAAAAGACCTGACGCTCCTGACACCCATGATCGGAGAAACCCTCCGCATCGGAGACAAGAACCAGTACTTCGGCCGCTGGTGGGAACTAATGAATTAA
- a CDS encoding substrate-binding domain-containing protein, translating to MEELLAKTKEEISSGEELAGTVAVGGGELLVTSVFVSLIRKFQKEHPHVFFDYQTGVTDRVTEWMDMGLIDAAVLVRPFDSVKYDSVPIGPDARWGVIMRADDPLAEKESIRKEDLLGKTVILPGRLELNAEIANWLGSVRKTITSPIKWDLGGSRVILAEDPGCYVITTEGAATLFDERRLSFLPLEPERKIETVIAWKKDQPFGRAAEAFIRFLQKEAAEKGL from the coding sequence ATGGAAGAGCTCCTGGCCAAGACGAAGGAGGAAATTTCTTCGGGCGAGGAACTGGCGGGGACGGTTGCTGTCGGAGGCGGCGAGCTCCTTGTGACATCTGTCTTCGTTTCCCTGATACGGAAGTTCCAGAAGGAGCATCCCCATGTGTTCTTCGATTACCAGACAGGGGTCACGGACCGCGTCACCGAGTGGATGGACATGGGCCTCATCGATGCGGCTGTCCTCGTCCGTCCCTTTGATTCAGTGAAGTATGATTCCGTCCCGATCGGTCCCGATGCCCGCTGGGGCGTCATCATGAGAGCAGATGATCCCCTTGCGGAAAAAGAATCCATCCGGAAGGAAGATCTCCTGGGGAAGACGGTCATCCTTCCCGGGCGCCTTGAGCTCAATGCAGAAATCGCAAACTGGCTGGGGAGCGTAAGGAAGACGATCACGTCCCCGATCAAGTGGGACCTGGGCGGAAGCCGCGTGATCCTTGCCGAAGATCCTGGCTGCTATGTCATTACGACGGAAGGAGCGGCCACGCTTTTTGATGAAAGACGACTCTCCTTCCTGCCGCTTGAACCGGAAAGGAAGATAGAGACGGTCATTGCATGGAAGAAGGACCAGCCCTTCGGCCGCGCAGCAGAAGCTTTCATCAGGTTCCTCCAGAAGGAAGCGGCAGAAAAAGGCTTGTGA
- a CDS encoding pyridoxamine 5'-phosphate oxidase family protein, with product MTEMRRKDRRVTDEALIDSILKECGVVRIGLYDEDRIYVVPVNYGYTYEDGRLSIYFHGGRSGHRLDCIRRNPKAGFVIDTGEMVIPAEEACDFTNHYHSIIGSGIVTILEDPAEKCQGLEIIMAQTSDRKWAFTERMANQVEVYRLDVEEFQAKANPPLRK from the coding sequence ATGACAGAAATGAGAAGAAAAGACAGGAGAGTCACCGATGAAGCTCTCATCGATTCCATCCTGAAGGAGTGCGGCGTCGTCCGCATCGGCCTCTATGATGAGGACAGGATTTACGTCGTGCCCGTCAATTACGGCTATACGTATGAGGACGGCAGACTTTCCATTTATTTCCACGGGGGCAGAAGCGGACACAGGCTGGACTGTATCCGAAGAAACCCGAAGGCAGGCTTTGTGATCGATACGGGGGAAATGGTCATTCCTGCTGAGGAAGCCTGCGATTTCACGAATCATTATCATTCCATTATCGGAAGCGGCATTGTGACGATCCTTGAAGATCCGGCGGAGAAGTGCCAAGGCCTTGAAATCATCATGGCACAGACATCTGACAGGAAATGGGCCTTCACCGAAAGGATGGCCAATCAGGTCGAGGTGTACAGGCTGGACGTGGAAGAATTCCAGGCCAAGGCCAATCCGCCTCTTCGCAAATGA
- a CDS encoding alpha/beta hydrolase has product MNKKWLTALALSGFLLAGGSAFAMEPTINVDSSTANMPNKAESHLLKVNVVTPEIKQISGVVYEQVPSRGYENVAMKMDILKPQSKTPLPAIVYVTGGGFINANKDNGIQLRMHLAEAGYVVASIEYRVAPTATFPQPLEDVKASIRYLRANAKKFNIDPDRIGIVGGSAGGYLTAMAGVTSGTTTFDKGENLDQSSSVKAAVDLYGLSDLTRIGDDYSDAVKEAHKSAGATEALWVNGSPVFGGRDGGILADPAAAKAADPMTYVGKNSAPMLLMHGTKDFVVSPSQTDLLFQALRKEGIPSDRYLVEGAAHGGVYWDQAEVLSIITDFFNKYLK; this is encoded by the coding sequence ATGAATAAGAAATGGCTGACAGCCCTTGCGCTGTCCGGATTTTTACTTGCAGGAGGGAGCGCATTCGCTATGGAACCTACTATCAATGTCGATTCTTCAACGGCCAATATGCCGAACAAGGCAGAAAGCCATCTTTTGAAAGTCAATGTCGTGACACCGGAAATCAAGCAGATCTCCGGCGTCGTCTATGAACAGGTACCGTCCCGCGGCTATGAGAACGTAGCCATGAAGATGGATATCCTGAAACCCCAGTCCAAGACACCGCTCCCGGCAATCGTCTACGTCACGGGCGGCGGCTTCATCAATGCCAATAAGGATAACGGCATCCAGCTCCGCATGCACCTGGCCGAAGCCGGCTACGTCGTCGCATCCATCGAATACCGCGTCGCTCCGACGGCTACATTCCCGCAGCCTCTGGAAGACGTGAAGGCATCCATCCGCTACCTGCGCGCCAATGCCAAGAAGTTCAATATCGATCCTGACCGCATCGGCATCGTAGGCGGAAGTGCGGGCGGCTACCTCACTGCCATGGCCGGCGTGACAAGCGGCACGACGACCTTCGACAAAGGCGAAAACCTCGACCAGTCCAGCAGCGTCAAGGCAGCTGTCGATCTCTACGGCCTCTCCGACCTCACCCGCATCGGCGATGATTACTCCGACGCCGTGAAGGAAGCCCACAAATCTGCAGGTGCTACCGAAGCCCTCTGGGTGAACGGCTCTCCTGTCTTTGGCGGACGTGACGGCGGCATCCTGGCCGATCCTGCTGCTGCCAAAGCGGCTGATCCCATGACTTACGTCGGAAAGAACAGCGCTCCTATGCTTCTCATGCATGGCACGAAGGATTTCGTCGTTTCCCCGAGCCAGACAGACCTCCTCTTCCAGGCACTCCGGAAGGAAGGCATCCCCTCTGACCGTTACCTCGTCGAAGGCGCAGCCCATGGCGGCGTCTACTGGGATCAGGCGGAAGTCCTCTCCATCATCACGGACTTCTTCAACAAGTACCTGAAATGA
- a CDS encoding MATE family efflux transporter — MHDITGQNYGAGLLSRCRRVGKICTLQNLAATVASSMIVLAAGPYLLSVFSSDPEVIALGMIRLEFILIPEPLNMISEAVSGFLRAFGKSLAPAMAALVGICGTRILYVFTIFPTHQTFTWLMAVYPLSWLVAAAGILFVLYYYRKLYMGPDRV, encoded by the coding sequence ATGCACGACATCACGGGGCAGAATTACGGCGCGGGCCTTCTTTCCCGCTGCAGAAGGGTGGGGAAGATCTGCACGCTGCAGAATCTGGCCGCGACGGTCGCCTCTTCCATGATCGTGCTGGCGGCAGGGCCTTACCTCCTTTCCGTTTTCAGCTCCGATCCGGAAGTCATTGCGCTTGGCATGATCCGCCTCGAATTCATTTTGATTCCTGAACCGCTCAATATGATTTCCGAAGCTGTTTCAGGTTTCCTTCGTGCCTTCGGAAAGTCCCTGGCGCCTGCCATGGCAGCACTCGTTGGCATCTGCGGCACGCGTATTCTTTACGTTTTCACTATTTTCCCGACGCACCAGACCTTCACATGGCTCATGGCGGTCTATCCGCTGAGCTGGCTGGTCGCTGCTGCCGGCATACTTTTCGTTCTTTACTATTACCGCAAGCTCTACATGGGGCCTGACCGCGTGTAG
- a CDS encoding flavodoxin family protein, whose protein sequence is MGKKVTVISTSLRHGSNSAVLADAFAMGASEAGNEVTLISLTGKDIRFCTGCLASQKTGKCVIHDDMNDMQEIVRTSDVLVFATPIYYYEMSGQMKTFLDRLNPLYIADCQFKDVYLLASAAEEDEYAMKRAKSGLEGWIECFPQSHFAGSVFAGGMTNPGMAKGSAAFEEARKAGMNV, encoded by the coding sequence ATGGGAAAGAAAGTCACTGTGATTTCTACAAGTCTTCGTCATGGGAGCAATTCGGCCGTTCTGGCGGATGCCTTTGCCATGGGCGCATCGGAAGCGGGCAATGAAGTGACGCTCATTTCGCTCACAGGGAAGGACATCCGTTTCTGCACGGGCTGCCTTGCCAGCCAGAAGACAGGAAAGTGCGTCATCCATGACGACATGAACGATATGCAGGAAATCGTCCGCACGTCCGATGTTCTTGTGTTTGCCACGCCGATTTATTATTATGAAATGAGCGGGCAGATGAAGACATTCCTCGACAGGCTGAACCCGCTCTACATAGCCGACTGCCAGTTCAAGGACGTCTACCTTCTGGCTTCAGCCGCTGAAGAGGATGAGTATGCGATGAAAAGAGCGAAGAGCGGCCTTGAAGGCTGGATCGAATGCTTCCCACAGTCGCATTTTGCCGGCTCCGTCTTTGCAGGCGGCATGACGAATCCGGGCATGGCGAAAGGAAGCGCTGCCTTTGAGGAAGCCAGAAAAGCCGGAATGAATGTATAA
- a CDS encoding MmgE/PrpD family protein: MDPITQELTSLILKTDVTRRPDLAEAGRRAFADYLASALAGSREAAVKRTAAFLESRKGERAILGFDVRTTPENAAFFNGFASHYLDFDDAEANLMGHFSTVIFSALLAIADPSDTFEDFLAGYTAGAETEGLLGRLVNPAHKKRGYHPTATIGPIGAAAAIARFRRLPEKEASELLSLGATESAGLGLEAGTDTKPLHSGFAARNAVFSYFLIRDCALTSSTSAFNNDNGWAAVTAGKTIAEGALSKRWLSPGELISPGLWMKKHQYCSAAIPGAAALKSLWKKGVTLDTISKVTFHFPPGKSYSLHYHAPKTGQQGRFSMEYVAWQILTKGDVDDDLFRLAKTPASFTRALPKFGIREDLPPAGQEVRRIVVTADMKDGSHFTEEILKPDGSPDHPFTKGDLTKKLASASDEAYAEEMITLLSGRPSMKELLALLTKASRHV, encoded by the coding sequence ATGGATCCCATCACGCAGGAACTGACAAGCCTCATCCTTAAGACGGACGTCACAAGACGCCCCGATCTGGCCGAGGCAGGAAGAAGAGCCTTTGCCGACTATCTCGCATCCGCTCTGGCAGGAAGCAGGGAAGCAGCCGTCAAAAGGACAGCCGCCTTCCTTGAAAGCCGCAAAGGCGAAAGGGCCATCCTTGGCTTTGACGTAAGGACGACGCCGGAAAACGCCGCCTTCTTCAATGGCTTTGCGTCCCACTACCTGGACTTTGACGATGCGGAAGCCAACCTCATGGGCCACTTCAGCACCGTCATCTTCTCCGCCCTCCTTGCGATTGCAGATCCCTCTGATACCTTCGAAGATTTCCTTGCAGGATACACGGCCGGCGCCGAGACCGAGGGGCTCCTTGGAAGACTCGTGAACCCGGCGCACAAGAAGCGCGGCTACCATCCGACAGCCACGATCGGCCCCATCGGCGCCGCCGCTGCCATTGCCCGCTTCCGCCGCCTTCCTGAAAAGGAAGCCAGCGAGCTCCTTTCCCTCGGCGCGACAGAATCTGCCGGCCTTGGCCTTGAGGCAGGGACAGACACCAAGCCCCTCCACTCCGGCTTTGCCGCCAGAAACGCCGTCTTCTCCTACTTTCTCATCCGCGACTGCGCTCTCACATCAAGCACGAGCGCCTTCAACAATGACAACGGATGGGCCGCCGTCACGGCAGGAAAGACGATCGCAGAAGGCGCCCTTTCCAAACGCTGGCTTTCCCCCGGAGAACTCATTTCCCCGGGCCTCTGGATGAAGAAACACCAGTACTGCTCCGCTGCCATTCCAGGCGCGGCTGCGCTGAAGTCCCTCTGGAAGAAAGGTGTCACGCTGGATACCATTTCCAAAGTGACATTCCACTTCCCGCCCGGCAAGAGCTACTCGCTCCACTACCATGCCCCCAAGACAGGCCAGCAGGGCCGCTTCTCGATGGAATACGTCGCCTGGCAGATCCTCACGAAGGGAGACGTCGATGACGACCTCTTCCGCCTTGCCAAGACCCCGGCCTCCTTCACAAGAGCCCTTCCGAAATTCGGCATCCGGGAAGACCTTCCCCCTGCCGGCCAGGAAGTCCGCCGCATCGTCGTCACAGCCGACATGAAGGACGGAAGCCATTTCACGGAAGAAATCCTGAAACCGGACGGCTCGCCCGATCACCCCTTCACAAAAGGCGACCTCACAAAGAAACTCGCTTCTGCCTCCGATGAAGCATACGCAGAAGAAATGATCACCCTTCTCTCGGGAAGGCCTTCCATGAAAGAGCTCCTTGCGCTTCTCACTAAAGCAAGCCGCCATGTATAA
- a CDS encoding LysR family transcriptional regulator produces MEIRVLKYFLTVAREGSITRAAEILHVTQPTLSRQILELERETGVKLLDRGSRHVSLTSDGLLLKRRAEEIVDLVDKTEKELSGNKTVEGTVNCACGELLVMDHFADLIMRFQEKHPLVRFDINTDITGRVNEKMDSGLIDTAIFVRPFDAEKYDYVPIGPEARFCAAMRTDDPLAQKEHVTREDLAGKKLVLMSRGELNADIRSWLGDVCETIQTPIHCDLGANSSLFAKRKGLYIITTEGTMPLVDDRIVKYVPLYPEMRIQTVVAWKRGQPFGRAAQAFIEFLKEELGEK; encoded by the coding sequence ATGGAAATCCGCGTTTTGAAATACTTTCTCACGGTCGCCCGCGAAGGGAGCATCACGAGAGCAGCCGAGATCCTCCACGTCACGCAGCCTACGCTTTCCCGCCAGATCCTGGAGCTTGAAAGGGAAACGGGCGTGAAACTCCTGGACAGGGGCAGCCGTCACGTGAGCCTTACCTCGGACGGTCTCCTTCTCAAAAGGCGCGCCGAGGAAATCGTCGATCTCGTCGACAAGACGGAAAAAGAACTCTCCGGCAACAAGACCGTCGAGGGCACGGTGAACTGCGCCTGCGGCGAGCTCCTTGTCATGGATCATTTCGCCGACCTCATCATGCGCTTTCAGGAAAAGCATCCCCTTGTCCGTTTCGATATCAATACGGACATCACGGGAAGGGTGAATGAAAAAATGGACTCCGGCCTGATCGACACGGCCATCTTCGTCCGTCCCTTTGACGCGGAGAAGTATGACTACGTCCCGATCGGCCCCGAAGCCCGCTTTTGCGCCGCCATGAGGACAGACGATCCTCTGGCACAGAAGGAACATGTCACAAGAGAAGATCTTGCAGGAAAGAAACTCGTCCTCATGAGCCGCGGAGAACTCAATGCGGATATCCGGAGCTGGCTGGGAGACGTCTGTGAGACAATCCAGACGCCCATCCACTGCGACCTTGGTGCGAATTCCTCCCTCTTTGCCAAGAGGAAAGGACTCTATATCATCACGACAGAAGGCACCATGCCGCTTGTCGACGACCGCATCGTCAAGTACGTCCCGCTCTACCCGGAAATGCGCATCCAGACCGTCGTAGCATGGAAAAGAGGCCAGCCCTTCGGCCGCGCCGCCCAGGCCTTCATCGAATTCCTCAAGGAAGAACTGGGAGAAAAATAA
- a CDS encoding glutathione S-transferase C-terminal domain-containing protein: MADFEKIKDFIIDPSIREARAHVEVKRAMNPCPIDFSQFQSTNPRSNGIDKEYGEGEDASNFNIARKKYDDDEEPQFTASFGSGKGQLPVEPGRYRLIWSRHCPWANRIAIAIDLLGLDKVISKGVVDPLRPAGVVGGWYFTLDKDDVDPVLKIHSLMEAYKKGNPDYDQRATVPALVDVTTGAVVNNDYHDLDIQLYEGWQEYIDKDAPDIYPEELRYDIDALNDVIYADVNLAVNLAALAGTQEEYEYYYDLVFDRLDWLEERLSTRRYLMGDTITSPDIRLFVTLTRFDLVFYQKYLLNKKRLVDYPNLWNYAKDLFSIPAFGKNTDFNSMRLRFYYVDHTPFADMPRLMPKGPDDSRWLEPNDRAEKFSKK; the protein is encoded by the coding sequence ATGGCCGATTTCGAAAAAATCAAAGACTTTATCATTGACCCGAGCATCCGCGAAGCACGTGCGCACGTAGAAGTGAAACGCGCAATGAACCCCTGCCCGATCGACTTTTCCCAGTTCCAGTCCACCAACCCGCGCTCCAACGGCATCGACAAGGAGTACGGCGAAGGAGAGGACGCTTCGAACTTCAACATAGCAAGAAAGAAATACGACGACGATGAAGAACCGCAGTTCACTGCCTCCTTTGGCAGCGGCAAGGGACAGCTCCCTGTAGAACCGGGCCGCTACCGCCTCATCTGGTCCCGCCACTGCCCGTGGGCGAACCGCATCGCGATTGCGATCGACCTCTTAGGCCTGGACAAGGTCATTTCCAAAGGCGTCGTCGATCCGCTCCGTCCGGCAGGCGTCGTAGGCGGCTGGTACTTCACCCTCGACAAGGATGATGTCGATCCCGTCCTCAAGATCCATTCCCTCATGGAAGCCTACAAGAAGGGAAATCCGGACTATGACCAGCGTGCGACCGTCCCGGCTCTCGTCGACGTCACGACCGGCGCTGTCGTCAACAACGACTACCACGACCTTGACATCCAGCTCTATGAAGGCTGGCAGGAATACATCGACAAGGACGCTCCGGATATTTATCCTGAAGAACTCCGCTACGATATCGACGCACTGAATGACGTCATCTATGCCGACGTGAACCTGGCCGTCAATCTGGCGGCTCTGGCAGGAACGCAGGAAGAATACGAATACTACTATGACCTCGTATTCGACCGTCTGGACTGGCTGGAAGAAAGACTTTCCACCCGCCGCTACCTCATGGGCGATACCATCACCTCTCCGGACATCCGCCTCTTCGTCACGCTGACCCGTTTCGACCTCGTCTTCTATCAGAAATATCTTCTGAACAAGAAACGCCTCGTCGATTACCCGAACCTCTGGAACTATGCCAAAGACCTCTTCAGCATCCCTGCCTTCGGCAAGAATACAGACTTCAACTCCATGCGTCTTCGTTTCTACTACGTCGACCACACCCCGTTTGCAGATATGCCAAGACTGATGCCTAAGGGTCCGGACGACAGCCGCTGGCTGGAACCGAATGACAGAGCAGAAAAATTTTCCAAGAAATAA
- a CDS encoding LysR family transcriptional regulator has protein sequence MLLIVKTPFIGQEEIMDMRVIHYFLAAAREGNITKAAKRLHMTQPTLSRHWQSWSQSLARAFSSARAEGSH, from the coding sequence ATGTTACTAATTGTCAAGACGCCCTTTATTGGGCAGGAGGAAATCATGGACATGCGTGTGATTCATTATTTTCTGGCGGCTGCCAGAGAGGGAAATATCACAAAGGCAGCGAAGCGTCTCCACATGACGCAGCCGACGCTTTCCCGTCACTGGCAGAGCTGGAGTCAGAGCTTGGCGCGCGCCTTTTCGAGCGCTCGAGCCGAAGGATCACACTGA
- a CDS encoding MATE family efflux transporter: MRKMDMLHGSIGDKTVSFAILLAVTGICQQLFNAIDIIIMGRFVGKEAMAAVGSNAPVVGLLVTFFVGISLGANVVISQYTGQGNLEKVKKAVHTTIVFAVLAGILFAVLGVLSADSVIRLLQVPKEVETMSREYLETIFIAMPGILVYNFTSAIFRSQGDTRTPLMCLFAAGTCKACLSLFLVVYCGMDVVAVAASTVFATLMSSSLLLYLMKNTKSAIHISFHDMKVDWGILRKILSIGTPAGVQGAVFSLSNVVIQAAINSLGAEVMAASAAAFNLEILVYYIMNSFGQACTTSRGRITARAFFPAAEGWGRSARCRIWPRRSPLP, encoded by the coding sequence ATGAGAAAAATGGACATGCTCCATGGGTCGATTGGCGACAAGACGGTTTCTTTTGCCATACTTCTGGCGGTCACAGGGATCTGCCAGCAGCTTTTCAATGCCATCGACATCATCATCATGGGGCGTTTTGTTGGTAAGGAAGCCATGGCCGCCGTCGGCAGCAATGCGCCGGTCGTCGGGCTTCTCGTTACGTTCTTTGTAGGGATTTCCCTTGGCGCGAACGTCGTCATTTCCCAGTACACGGGGCAGGGAAATCTGGAAAAAGTAAAAAAGGCCGTGCATACGACGATCGTCTTCGCCGTTCTGGCGGGCATTCTTTTTGCCGTGCTCGGCGTTCTCAGCGCGGATTCAGTCATCCGGCTCCTTCAGGTGCCAAAGGAAGTCGAGACAATGTCCCGCGAGTACCTGGAAACCATATTCATCGCGATGCCGGGCATCCTTGTCTATAACTTCACCTCGGCGATTTTCAGGAGCCAGGGCGATACGAGGACGCCGCTCATGTGCCTCTTTGCGGCCGGCACGTGCAAGGCATGTTTAAGCCTTTTCCTTGTCGTCTACTGCGGCATGGATGTCGTCGCCGTGGCGGCTTCCACCGTCTTTGCGACGCTCATGAGCTCTTCGCTTCTTCTTTACCTCATGAAGAATACGAAAAGCGCGATCCACATTTCCTTCCATGATATGAAAGTGGACTGGGGGATTCTCCGCAAGATCCTTTCCATCGGTACGCCGGCCGGCGTGCAGGGCGCTGTCTTCAGCCTGTCGAATGTCGTCATCCAGGCGGCCATCAACAGCCTCGGCGCAGAGGTCATGGCAGCTTCGGCGGCCGCTTTCAATCTGGAAATCCTTGTGTACTACATCATGAATTCCTTCGGGCAGGCATGCACGACATCACGGGGCAGAATTACGGCGCGGGCCTTCTTTCCCGCTGCAGAAGGGTGGGGAAGATCTGCACGCTGCAGAATCTGGCCGCGACGGTCGCCTCTTCCATGA
- a CDS encoding MFS transporter, translating into MKNWKHVIYLVCAIQIGAGISMMGIMSFLPLFLSELGITDPGEAAFWAGIIIGVTPFMIAFSAPFWSIQADRRGPKTVMSIVLIAVVLSSFFSGMATAPWQLLLLRTLQGLVGGFVPIGLSIVVSVTPEEKTSWSMGYFQAAMVMGIMFGPLLGGAVADTFGYRMPFYAFSLLAFLCLIALQIFLPDIHRKGAAKETDSTWSQIKFFMKIPRVRIMTFMQFLCNFGITGIGPILPLYIKSMMGDSPIVATVVGFIIFISGGCSALASLNTGRITSRFVIHRVLITATIFVGFTFILQYLMTTVAGLGFFRGITGLGMGFIAPCTNTIIAKSVPPEKRSIVFGVVSSVFLMGNVAGPVCSGAIANYFGYAMVFWSTAIAFFLAACVIIWNFRGEKEI; encoded by the coding sequence ATGAAAAACTGGAAACATGTCATATACCTCGTCTGCGCGATCCAGATCGGCGCAGGCATCTCCATGATGGGCATCATGTCCTTCCTGCCTTTGTTCCTTTCCGAGCTCGGCATCACCGATCCCGGCGAGGCTGCTTTCTGGGCAGGGATCATTATCGGCGTCACACCTTTCATGATCGCATTCTCCGCGCCGTTCTGGTCGATCCAGGCGGACAGGCGGGGACCGAAGACGGTCATGTCGATCGTCCTTATCGCTGTCGTGCTTTCGTCCTTCTTCAGCGGCATGGCGACAGCGCCCTGGCAGCTCCTGCTTCTCCGCACCCTGCAGGGACTTGTCGGAGGCTTTGTCCCGATAGGTCTATCCATCGTCGTCTCTGTCACACCGGAAGAGAAGACGTCCTGGTCGATGGGATACTTCCAGGCAGCCATGGTCATGGGCATCATGTTCGGACCGCTCCTTGGCGGCGCTGTGGCAGATACATTCGGCTACCGCATGCCGTTCTACGCGTTTTCGCTTCTTGCCTTCCTCTGCCTCATTGCGCTCCAGATTTTCCTGCCTGACATTCACAGGAAAGGGGCGGCGAAGGAAACGGACTCCACATGGAGCCAGATCAAGTTCTTCATGAAGATTCCGCGTGTGCGCATCATGACATTCATGCAGTTCCTCTGCAACTTCGGCATCACCGGCATCGGGCCGATCCTGCCGCTCTATATCAAATCGATGATGGGGGACTCGCCCATCGTTGCGACCGTCGTCGGGTTCATCATCTTCATTTCCGGCGGCTGCAGCGCGCTCGCATCGCTGAATACCGGCCGCATCACGTCGCGCTTCGTCATCCACCGGGTGCTCATCACCGCGACGATATTCGTCGGCTTCACCTTCATCCTGCAGTACCTCATGACGACCGTCGCGGGCCTTGGTTTCTTCCGCGGCATCACGGGCCTTGGCATGGGCTTCATTGCACCGTGCACGAATACGATCATCGCCAAATCCGTGCCGCCTGAAAAACGCTCGATCGTCTTCGGCGTCGTTTCCTCCGTCTTCCTGATGGGCAACGTCGCCGGCCCTGTCTGCTCGGGCGCCATTGCGAACTACTTCGGGTACGCCATGGTCTTCTGGTCCACGGCCATCGCTTTCTTCCTCGCTGCCTGCGTCATCATCTGGAACTTCAGGGGCGAAAAGGAAATTTAA